In one Aythya fuligula isolate bAytFul2 chromosome 12, bAytFul2.pri, whole genome shotgun sequence genomic region, the following are encoded:
- the CA7 gene encoding carbonic anhydrase 7 isoform X1: protein MTGHHSWGYGQDDGPSEWHRSYPIARGNRQSPIDIVSAKAVYDPNLMPLTVSYESCTSLNISNNGHSVMVEFEDTDDKTVISGGPFENPFRLKQFHFHWGAKHSQGSEHTIDGKPFPCELHLVHWNARKYATFGEAAAAPDGLAVVGVFLEIGKEHTNMNRLTDALYMVKFKGTKAQFRSFNPKCLLPLRLDYWTYLGSLTTPPLNESVTWIVLKEPISISEKQLEKFRTLLFTSEEDQRIQMVNNFRPPQPLKGRVVRASFNA, encoded by the exons ATGACTGGCCACCACAGTTGGGGATATGGGCAGGATGACG GGCCTTCCGAGTGGCACAGATCTTATCCTATTGCCCGAGGGAACCGTCAGTCACCTATTGATATAGTTTCTGCAAAAGCAGTCTATGACCCGAATCTGATGCCGCTTACTGTCTCCTATGAATCCTGCACGTCTCTCAACATCTCCAACAATGGCCACTCAGTTATGGTTGAGTTTGAAGACACTGATGACAAGACAG TGATCAGCGGTGGTCCCTTTGAAAATCCCTTTCGGCTAAAGCAGTTCCACTTCCACTGGGGGGCAAAGCACAGCCAGGGATCAGAGCATACAATTGATGGCAAACCTTTTCCATGTGAG CTCCACTTAGTTCACTGGAATGCCAGAAAATATGCAACatttggagaagcagcagcagctccagatgGCTTGGCAGTCGTTGGTGTTTTCTTGGAG attggaaaagaacACACCAATATGAACAGGCTCACTGATGCTTTGTACATGGTAAAATTTAAA GGGACAAAAGCTCAATTTAGAAGCTTCAACCCCAAATGTCTCCTGCCTTTGCGTCTAGATTATTGGACATACCTTGGATCTTTGACAACACCACCGCTTAATGAAAGTGTAACGTGGATAGTGCTGAAAGAACCCATCAGTATTTCTGAGAAACAG CTGGAGAAATTCCGCACACTCCTCTTCACCAGTGAGGAAGACCAGAGGATTCAAATGGTGAATAATTTTCGCCCCCCTCAGCCACTGAAGGGGAGAGTAGTTCGAGCTTCCTTCAATGCCTGA
- the CA7 gene encoding carbonic anhydrase 7 isoform X2 — MPLTVSYESCTSLNISNNGHSVMVEFEDTDDKTVISGGPFENPFRLKQFHFHWGAKHSQGSEHTIDGKPFPCELHLVHWNARKYATFGEAAAAPDGLAVVGVFLEIGKEHTNMNRLTDALYMVKFKGTKAQFRSFNPKCLLPLRLDYWTYLGSLTTPPLNESVTWIVLKEPISISEKQLEKFRTLLFTSEEDQRIQMVNNFRPPQPLKGRVVRASFNA, encoded by the exons ATGCCGCTTACTGTCTCCTATGAATCCTGCACGTCTCTCAACATCTCCAACAATGGCCACTCAGTTATGGTTGAGTTTGAAGACACTGATGACAAGACAG TGATCAGCGGTGGTCCCTTTGAAAATCCCTTTCGGCTAAAGCAGTTCCACTTCCACTGGGGGGCAAAGCACAGCCAGGGATCAGAGCATACAATTGATGGCAAACCTTTTCCATGTGAG CTCCACTTAGTTCACTGGAATGCCAGAAAATATGCAACatttggagaagcagcagcagctccagatgGCTTGGCAGTCGTTGGTGTTTTCTTGGAG attggaaaagaacACACCAATATGAACAGGCTCACTGATGCTTTGTACATGGTAAAATTTAAA GGGACAAAAGCTCAATTTAGAAGCTTCAACCCCAAATGTCTCCTGCCTTTGCGTCTAGATTATTGGACATACCTTGGATCTTTGACAACACCACCGCTTAATGAAAGTGTAACGTGGATAGTGCTGAAAGAACCCATCAGTATTTCTGAGAAACAG CTGGAGAAATTCCGCACACTCCTCTTCACCAGTGAGGAAGACCAGAGGATTCAAATGGTGAATAATTTTCGCCCCCCTCAGCCACTGAAGGGGAGAGTAGTTCGAGCTTCCTTCAATGCCTGA
- the NAE1 gene encoding NEDD8-activating enzyme E1 regulatory subunit, whose amino-acid sequence MAQPGRASLKEQRYDRQLRLWGDHGQEALESAHVCVINATATGTEILKNLVLPGIGSFTIVDGNRVSGEDVGNNFFLQKSHIGQSRAQSATELLQELNNDVSGNFVEESPEKLLDNDPSFFNRFNLVVATQLPESTLLRLAELLWNSNVPLLVCRTYGLVGYMRVIIKEHPVVESHPDNALEDLRLDKPFPELSEHIQSYDLDHMDKKDHSHTPWIVIVAKYLTKWFNEKSDQLPKSYKEKEAFRQLIRQGILKNENGIPEDEENFEEAIKNVNSALNTTKIPRCIEEIFNDDCCTNLTEQSPSFWVLVRALKEFVANEGQGSLPVRGTIPDMIADSNKFIRLQNVYREKAKKDVAAVGNHAAKLLQSLGKAPESISERELKLLCSNSAFLRVVRCRSLSEEYGLNTFNKDEIISNMDNPDSEVVLYLMLRAVDRFYKQHGRYPGVYNYQVEDDIGKLKSCLTSFLQEHGLSVVVKDDYVHEFCRYGAAEPHAIAAFMGGAAAQEVIKVITGQFVIFNNTYIYSGMSQTSATFQL is encoded by the exons ATGGCGCAGCCGGGCCGGGCCAGCCTGAAGGAGCAGCGATACGACCGGCAGCTCAG ATTGTGGGGTGATCATGGACAAGAAGCTCTAGAATCTGCCCATGTTTGTGTGATAAATGCAACGGCCACAGGAactgaaatacttaaaaactTGGTGCTACCAG gtATTGGTTCATTTACGATTGTGGATGGAAATCGGGTCTCTGGAGAAGATGTTGGAAATAA tttcttcctaCAGAAAAGTCATATTGGTCAG AGTCGTGCCCAGAGTGCCACTGAGCTTTTGCAGGAATTAAATAACGATGTTTCTGGAAACTTTGTGGAAGAG AGTCCAGAAAAACTGCTAGACAATGACCCTTCCTTTTTCAATCGGTTTAACTTAGTGGTTGCAACACAACTACCAGAAAG TACATTGCTACGTTTAGCTGAACTTCTCTGGAATTCTAATGTTCCTCTGCTGGTCTGTAGGACTTACGGACTGGTTGGTTACATGAGAGTCATCATCAAAGAACATCCAG TTGTTGAATCTCATCCTGACAATGCATTGGAAGATCTGAGACTGGACAAGCCATTTCCAGAACTGAGTGAACACATTCAGTCTTATGACTTGGATCATATGGACAAAAAG GACCATAGCCACACTCCATGGATTGTGATTGTAGCCAAGTATCTAACAAAGTGGTTCAACGAG aaaagtGATCAATTGCCCAAgagttacaaagaaaaagaagccttcAGACAACTGATTCGGCAAG GTATcctaaagaatgaaaatgggATCCCAGAAGATGAGGAAAACTTTGAAGAAGCTATAAAAAATGTGAACTCAGCATTAAATACTACAAAG attcCAAGATGTATTGAAGAAATTTTTAATGATGATTGCTGCACAAATCTCACAGAGCAG TCACCCTCCTTCTGGGTTTTGGTTCGAGCTCTGAAGGAATTTGTGGCAAATGAAGGGCAAGGAAGCTTACCTGTCCGGGGCACTATTCCTGATATGATAGCAGACTCCAATAAATTTATCAGATTGCAAAATGT GTACcgtgaaaaagcaaagaaggatGTTGCTGCTGTGGGTAACCATGCTGCTAAATTGTTACAATCCCTAGGCAAG GCACCTGAGTCAATTTCAGAGAGAGAATTGAAATTGCTTT gCAGCAACTCAGCTTTTCTTCGAGTAGTGAGGTGTAGATCTCTGTCTGAAGAGTATGGTTTAAACACCTTTAACAAGGATGAAATAA TTTCCAATATGGATAACCCAGACAGTGAAGTAGTGCTGTACTTGATGCTACGGGCTGTTGATAGATTTTATAAGCAGCATGGGAGATACCCAG gtgTCTACAATTATCAGGTAGAAGATGATATTGGAAAACTGAAATCATGCCTTACAAGTTTCTTACAAGAACATGGATTGTCTGTAGTGGTGAAAGATGACTATGTTCATGAATt TTGTCGCTATGGAGCTGCTGAGCCACATGCTATTGCTGCCTTCATGGGAG gagctgctgctcaggaggtCATTAAAGTCATTACAGGacaatttgtaatttttaataacacCTATATTTACAGTGGAATGTCACAGACTTCAGCAACTTTCCAGCTGTAG